Within the Candidatus Babeliaceae bacterium genome, the region TCAACATACGATATAACGTTAAAATAACCGCCATAAAAGGTGACGATAAATTTGTCCATAGCGTAGATATAGAAGAGAATGGCACAGCATCAACGATGCCGATCGATGGCGTATTTTTAGCAATCGGACATGAACCTAATACAACGCTCTTCACGCCATATATAGCCGTTGATACCAATGGGTACATTACACTGAGCACCGCAACACAAGCAACATCGATTCCTGGTATTTTTGCAGCCGGAGACGTTGCAGATCATCGCTATCGACAAGCGGGCGTTGCCAGCGGAGATGGTATTAAAGCGGCCCTTGATGCAAGCGAATTCTTGCGCGCTTTGGGATATAATGCTGATTTTGAAAAAGAGTATCTCAATAAATTTTACACACCACTCAGTCTTAATACCAAAAAATTACAAAAAATAGGTACTAACGATGAATTCACCAAAGAAGTCACAGAATCACCGCTGCCGGTCGTTTTAGATTTTTATACCGACTACTGCCCTTCTTGCCTACAAATGCTCCCCACCGTGGAAGCTATCGCGCAAGAGCTTGAGGGCAAGATAAAATTTCTTAAAGTAAACGCGCTCGAATTTAATGAACTTGCGGAAAAGCTTGAGGTCCCGACCGTTCCAACATTAGTCGTTATGAGCAAAGGGGCCATTGTAGGCAGAACGCATGATGTTATGAATAAACAAGAATTATTACACTTCGTGAATCAATTTATACAAGCATAATTAACAATATTATTTCAATTTGAATAACAAATAAGTTATACTCGGGGTAAGAGATATTTTTTGATTACCCTGAGGGCTTATGAAAAACATAGCTTATATATATATAATTATTCAGGTCTGCGCGCTGCATGCACAACCAGAGCAATGGACGCATCAGGATTATCTAAAATACAGATCTAACCCTCAAGTAAAGGCTTTTTTAGATACTATTGCTTACGCAGAGGGCACGCTTAACGAACATGGGTATAATGCACGATACCCCGGCCTCTCTTTTGCGTCATTTAAGGATCATCCCAGAATCGTTAGTTGTGCGCCGTACAAAGGCAAAGATCTGTGCGCCACGGCAGCAGGCCGCTATATGATTTTAGCAAGAACCTGGGATAGAATAGCCCCTATTATTAAGGCAACACATTTTAGCCCCCTTAATCAAGACAAGGCGGCGCTAGAACTTATTCGAGAAGCTCATGCACTTCAAGATATTATTCGGGGGAATTTTAATAGAGCGGTTCAAAAACTTAATAAAATATGGGCGACGTTCCCCGGAGCTCCCTATGGGCAGCCAACAAAAGCACTCAGCGATCTCAAAAAAATCTATTACAATCGACTCAAACAGTATTTGCCATAATTTTTATTGCAAATAAGAATTTATTTTTTGTACAATTAATAGTGTAAATATTCTCAAAAAAAATTATCATCGAGCTAACATTATGCTACGCACCCTATTAACAGCATTTATTATTATCACGTACACAACACTACAGGGACATGTAATACTTCCTAATTTTACTCTTGCCGCTCAAAAAACAGATATTAATCAAGAAAACAGCAAGTCGACCAGCAAATATATTAAGGGGATAGAAAAACATATTACATTTACAGCGCACAAAGACGGTAATAGCACATCAACCATATTACGCAATGGCATATTGATCATTAAGCCAGGAGCAAAAGCTACCATTCTTATGTGTCATGGCTTTATGTGTGATAAAACAGACACGCAATTTTTAAGAAATATATTTGAACAATACAATACCATGACCTTTGATTTTAGAGGGCACGGTGAAAACACGCAAGGGCAATGTTGTTCCTTAGGCAGAGATGAAGCCTATGACGTTATAGGCGCCGTGCGCTTTATAAAATCACAACCAGGATTAACGCACCTACCGCTCATCGTATATGGATTTTCTATGGGATCAGCCGCTTCTATACGAGCGCAATCATTAGACAAAACGTTATTTGATGGAGCGATTTTAGATTGCCCCTTTGACTCGACTGAAAATGTACTTGCCCGCAGCATAGAAAAGTTAAAAATATCATTTTTTGGCCACGAAATAACATTACCGGCACGCGTACAATCATTTTTTCATAAATATGCATACAACCACTACGTTCAATCCATGTTGAAATTTTTATTAAAGGCTGTCGCGCATATGGATGCAACACCCATCAATACGTGTATCAAGCACGTTGACCCACATGAAGATATCAAAAAAATCACCGTCCCCGTTTTAATTATCGGATGTATTAATGATGACAAAGTCCCCCAGGAGGCTGTTGAATCTGTTTATGCGGGAGCTGCTGGCTATAAAAGGTTATGGATAACTAACGGACGCCATCATTTTGATTCCTACTTTTTTAACCCAGAAAAATATACCTACAAAGTTCAAAAATTTATAGAAAATATTATTACCAAACAATATCAACAAAAAATTCAACAAAAAATCCTCAAAGACCCTAACTTGTCAGGAACGGCATGAAAAAAATAATAAAAATACTCTATATCCTATGCGCGCTTGCTCTCCCGACACACATTTTCGCAAAAAAATGCTGTAAAAAAGAACAAAAAAAACGTACTGACTGCTTGTATATACGACCACATCACGTCTATCAAAGCAATTACTTCGGGCAACGATTTCCTGGATATTATGATCCATTTTGGTATTCATGGCCTGGATATTATGAGCATGGATATCCATATTATGGCAGAGGCGGCGTTGGATTTGGATTTGCCGTAGGCGTATAATTTTTAATTATCATAATGTATGCTAAAATAAACCGCATAAACATATTATTATAAGGGAAAGCACATACTATTATGATAACTATAAAAATTTCGGCAAAGCCGTTATACGACATAGACACTCAGGGATATATTATTCCTCGCGAGCACAATTTTGACAGTACACATGACAAGCTCATTCAATCACTCAAAACTTTTTTTCCACCGCTCGAAGAAGTACTTTCTCAGCGAGGATTTACCGGCGCTGCAGGAGCAACCTGTGCACTCGCCATTAATCACAACAATAGACCTGTTTATCTTATATTTGTTGGATTAGGCTCTTCAAAAAAATCACATGAAGACAAAATTGAACAGTATCGGAGGGCCCTTGGCCAGGCACAACGCGCTGCAGAGGGTCTTAAAATAACAGAACTAGCACTCGACATGCCCGATAGTCATTGGTTTAATATTACCAATTACACACTGGCCAAAGAAACCATTATTACGCTTACTATGGCAAGCTACCATTTTGATGAGTTTATCACCGATGAGTCACGCAAGCTTCCGGAAAATTATACGGTAACACTCGTAGCTCCAGAACTACTGCATGATGAAATTAAAATCGGTATAGAACACGGAACGCGCATTGGATTTGCAGTTAATCAGGCCCGCTATTGGTGTGACCTGCCGCCGGTCGTTTTAACACCAACTGCACTCGCCAATCATGCTGCACGTGTAGCAAAAGCACACAATCTCAAGATCACCATTTTTACTGAAGATGAAATTATTAAACAAGGCATGGGCGGCATAGAAGCTGTTGCAAAAGGCTCTGACCAAGAAGCCCGCATGGTTGTTATAGAATACACAACTGATCATCCTAACGCGCCAACCATTGGTCTTGTGGGCAAAGGGATAACCTTCGACTCAGGCGGTTTAAGCATTAAGCCTGCAGCTGGTATGGAAACCATGAAAGATGACATGGCCGGTGCCGCAGCTGTCATATCAACTATGGAAGCCCTTGCGCACTTAAAGCCTCAAGTTAATATTATAGCCGTTGCCCCTATTACCGAAAACTTAATAAGTGGGCATGCTACCAAACCTGGCGATATTATACGCTTTTATAATGGCAAAACAGCAGAAGTTAAAAATACCGATGCCGAAGGTCGACTTATTTTGGCCGACGCTTTATCGTATGCAGTTAAGCATTATAAACTCGATGCCATCATTAATATTGCAACCTTAACTGGTTCATGCGCGTACGCGCTTGGCCCTTTCTTTGCGGGACTCATGAGTCAGCATCCAGATTTGGCACATAAGCTCTTGGAATCATCACGTCGCTCTGGAGATCGTCTCTGGGAATTGCCGTTCCATGATGATTATAAGATTGCTGTAAGATCTGACGTTGCTGATTTGTGCAATCAGGGCAGCAACAAATATCGTGCTGGCGCTATCACTGCAGGATTTTTCTTGCAGAATTTTGTTGGTGATGTGCCTTGGGCCCATCTTGACGTTGCCGGCACTTCATTTGACGTACCTGATAGAAGCTACTTCCGCCACGGCGCAACCGGTTTTGGCGTCCGCTTATTTATCGATTTAGTTATGAATTGGAACGCATAACACTCTAAACATGTAATTAGATTATTATCAGGGAGAGCACACGCTCTCCCTTCTGTGTATCTTTTATTTAAAAAACAAGCTATCTGAAAAACTTTATATATATTAAAATATATATGCGTTAAAAATATTTTTTCAAAATATCAACATAGACACACATCATGAATTCTATAAGAAAAAAAAGCATTACACTCTTAGTAACGTTATCGATCACCTTACCAAATTATGCCGCCAGCGACTTTTTTAGCAGCTGGGCATCAAGTCTTTACACAAACCTTTATCAACCAGTTTCTATGGACTCCCATACGCTTGGAACATTTATTGATATATGCATCATTGGAATACCAGTAGTCATTAGCATCCCGCTCATAGGATGCGTAATTTGGCAACATCGTAGGATAAATAAGTTAGACAAAGCGTTGCAAGAGCAAAATAAAATACAATCTACCATACTTGAAACTAATACAGAGATAATCGCAACGCTCAAATCATTCAAGGAAAACATAGACCCAATTGATACTTTTGAACACAGCGACACTTCCACTATGTTTCAAGAATTAAGAAAACAACGCCTTGCCGATGATCAAGATTTTGAAACTAAAATGAAAGAGCTTCTGGCTACAAGTAATAGCTCTAGCAAAAAATTAATCGCATTAGAAGAAAATCATAAAAAATTAGAATTACAGCTTAATACGT harbors:
- a CDS encoding glycoside hydrolase family 104 protein, which encodes MKNIAYIYIIIQVCALHAQPEQWTHQDYLKYRSNPQVKAFLDTIAYAEGTLNEHGYNARYPGLSFASFKDHPRIVSCAPYKGKDLCATAAGRYMILARTWDRIAPIIKATHFSPLNQDKAALELIREAHALQDIIRGNFNRAVQKLNKIWATFPGAPYGQPTKALSDLKKIYYNRLKQYLP
- a CDS encoding leucyl aminopeptidase, with the protein product MITIKISAKPLYDIDTQGYIIPREHNFDSTHDKLIQSLKTFFPPLEEVLSQRGFTGAAGATCALAINHNNRPVYLIFVGLGSSKKSHEDKIEQYRRALGQAQRAAEGLKITELALDMPDSHWFNITNYTLAKETIITLTMASYHFDEFITDESRKLPENYTVTLVAPELLHDEIKIGIEHGTRIGFAVNQARYWCDLPPVVLTPTALANHAARVAKAHNLKITIFTEDEIIKQGMGGIEAVAKGSDQEARMVVIEYTTDHPNAPTIGLVGKGITFDSGGLSIKPAAGMETMKDDMAGAAAVISTMEALAHLKPQVNIIAVAPITENLISGHATKPGDIIRFYNGKTAEVKNTDAEGRLILADALSYAVKHYKLDAIINIATLTGSCAYALGPFFAGLMSQHPDLAHKLLESSRRSGDRLWELPFHDDYKIAVRSDVADLCNQGSNKYRAGAITAGFFLQNFVGDVPWAHLDVAGTSFDVPDRSYFRHGATGFGVRLFIDLVMNWNA
- a CDS encoding FAD-dependent oxidoreductase; translation: MYNKNIILTALIACTTLIIGYIGITIHRRQSGHTSTPAHYSLKTLATHNNIIPLAIIGSGPAGLSAALYGARGKIHTIVFEGKQPGGQLTTTSYVENWPGISKTLGTDIIKGLRKQAQECGALCVPETIKQVNFSSWPFVLTLEDKSTVHAATVVIATGATPKKLGVPGEQEYWGKGVTTCAICDAPFFKNNNVIVVGGGDSAIEEALQLAPYVKQATIFVRSSQMRASAAMQEHLKDAANINIRYNVKITAIKGDDKFVHSVDIEENGTASTMPIDGVFLAIGHEPNTTLFTPYIAVDTNGYITLSTATQATSIPGIFAAGDVADHRYRQAGVASGDGIKAALDASEFLRALGYNADFEKEYLNKFYTPLSLNTKKLQKIGTNDEFTKEVTESPLPVVLDFYTDYCPSCLQMLPTVEAIAQELEGKIKFLKVNALEFNELAEKLEVPTVPTLVVMSKGAIVGRTHDVMNKQELLHFVNQFIQA
- a CDS encoding alpha/beta hydrolase, which translates into the protein MLRTLLTAFIIITYTTLQGHVILPNFTLAAQKTDINQENSKSTSKYIKGIEKHITFTAHKDGNSTSTILRNGILIIKPGAKATILMCHGFMCDKTDTQFLRNIFEQYNTMTFDFRGHGENTQGQCCSLGRDEAYDVIGAVRFIKSQPGLTHLPLIVYGFSMGSAASIRAQSLDKTLFDGAILDCPFDSTENVLARSIEKLKISFFGHEITLPARVQSFFHKYAYNHYVQSMLKFLLKAVAHMDATPINTCIKHVDPHEDIKKITVPVLIIGCINDDKVPQEAVESVYAGAAGYKRLWITNGRHHFDSYFFNPEKYTYKVQKFIENIITKQYQQKIQQKILKDPNLSGTA